In a single window of the Acyrthosiphon pisum isolate AL4f chromosome X, pea_aphid_22Mar2018_4r6ur, whole genome shotgun sequence genome:
- the LOC100571045 gene encoding putative nuclease HARBI1: MSAMKLSVYECEILMSRTWRFEFDSFVSVIISYSMHRARERVMNIAFEDNDDEDNEDEFIIFAIRRPRWIRERAEDFDTMDDTDFVTRYRLSKPTVLSMLEKIEDALEFETDRNNCISPINQLLCTLRYYATGCFQTTGGDLCGFSSSTMNRIVHKVSCAIALLRSQYIHFPDNPEEIRRTQLEFYRRAKFPRVVGAIDCTHIKLWQSPGGDTAERFRNRKGYYSLNVQAICNANLEVMDVVARYDGSTHDSRIFRESKRRALFEQGVYGDALLVADSGYACTSYMMTPLHECHTPAEQLYNESQIRTRNPIERFFGVWKRRFPIMALGLRVKLKRVFPIITATLVLNNIARRAGEEVPRGLEIILPAPWEEILAQDDIPNEYMDIPNPTQRRLTHQNRERQVLIDSHFERLAAQDQQ, translated from the exons ATGAGTGCCATGAAATTAAGTGTTTATGAATGCGAGATATTAATGAG TCGTACTTGGAGATTCGAATTTGATTCATTTGTGTctgttattatttcatattcaatGCATCGTGCTAGGGAACGTGTAATGAATATTGCTTTTGAAGATAACGACGACGAAGATAACGAAGATGAGTTTATCATCTTCGCAATCCGTCGTCCTAGATGGATTCGAGAAAGAGCTGAAGACTTCGACACTATGGACGACACCGATTTTGTTACCAGGTACAGATTAAGCAAGCCAACAGTTCTGTCGATGCTGGAGAAAATAGAGGATGCACTCGAATTTGAAACTGATAG GAATAACTGTATTTCTCCAATAAATCAGTTACTATGTACTCTTCGCTATTATGCAACTGGGTGCTTCCAAACCACTGGGGGGGATCTCTGTGGCTTTAGTTCCTCAACGATGAATAGAATAGTACACAAGGTTAGCTGTGCTATTGCGCTTCTACGTAGTCAGTACATTCATTTTCCTGATAACCCAGAGGAAATTAGACGGACACAGTTGGAATTTTACCGAAGAGCCAAGTTCCCGAGAGTTGTTGGTGCCATTGACTGcactcatattaaattatggcAATCACCAG gtgGAGATACTGCAGAGCGTTTTAGGAATAGAAAAGGGTACTATTCATTGAATGTCCAGGCAATATGTAATGCAAATCTGGAGGTTATGGATGTAGTTGCAAGGTATGATGGAAGCACTCATGACTCAAGAATTTTTCGAGAAAGTAAAAGAAGAGCTTTGTTCGAGCAAGGAGTGTATGGAGATGCACTATTAGTAGCAGATAGTGGCTACGCCTGCACTAGTTACATGATGACACCACTCCACGAATGCCATACACCAGCCGAACAATTGTACAATGAGTCGCAAATCCGGACAAGGAATCCAATAGAAAGATTCTTTGGTGTTTGGAAACGACGTTTTCCCATCATGGCTTTGGGGCTAAGAGTGAAACTTAAACGTGTTTTTCCTATTATCACTgcgacattagttttaaataatattgcccGTAGAGCAGGAGAGGAAGTCCCTAGAGGACTTGAAATTATACTACCTGCTCCTTGGGAAGAAATACTTGCCCAGGACGACATCCCAAATGAATATATGGACATACCAAACCCCACACAGCGTAGGTTAACACACCAAAATCGTGAACGGCAGGTGTTAATTGACAGTCATTTTGagag ATTGGCTGCACAGGATCAACAATAA